The genomic interval TAATCTCTCATTTCAGCGGCAATACCCTTTTTGACGGTATAGGCTCAATCTTAATAGGGATACTTCTCTGCACAATTGCCTTTGTTTTAGGAAAAAAAATGAAGTCTCTAATGATTGGGGAATCAATACCAAAAGAAATCTCTGACTTTATAAAAAAGACATTTTTAGAGAAAGATGGAATTATAGGGATAGTCGATCTTAAATCAATGGTTTTAGGGGAAAAATCAATGCTTGCAGCATTAGAGGTTGAATTTAAAAAAGAAATGACTGCTGAAAAAATCAGAGAGATTATTGACTTATGCGAAAAAGAGATTACAAAAAAATTCCCTGAAGTGAAAAACATCTATGTTGAAGTAAGGGTTAGGGAGTAAATATGTTTTTAAATCTTGCAATAATAACAGGTTTTTTATTTTTCACTTTTTACTTTGTTTATAAATTTGTAAGAAATGATTTTAAAGGTTTGGATGTTGCCGACGAAGAAAAAAACAAAACAGATAAACTTTTCAAAATTCTAAACGAAATCATTGACAGGCTTCCTGAAAAAGACAGGGACTTTGTGGTAAAAAACGGGGAAGACTTTGCCCTGCAATACTTTGATTTAAAGGCAAAAGAACTTGAAAAAGAAAGAAAAAGGGAAAACAAACTTAAAAACTTTTACTTTTTTTCAGCAATAAAACTTGAAGGGGAATTAATTTTTCTCATTAACTATTTTAAGGTTAAAAAAGATTTAATTGAAAAAATGAAAGGAATTCAAATCCCCGACGAATATTATTCAATTGCAAGTGAGTGGGAGAATAGTTGCAAAAAATATTTTAGCCATTAATATAAAATTTATCAGGGCTTTTTAAATTAAATCAAGGATAACAGGTTTGAATCAATGGTTCTTAGGAAAAATCAATGCTTACAGAGTTAGAAGCTCAATTTAAAAAGAATAACTGGTAAAAAATGAGAAAGATTATTTATTTGTACAATAAAGAAATTGAGAAAAAAAACAATAGAAAGAAATATTAAAATAAATTTGCTGGAGAATTTATGGATTTAAGTCTCGTAATAATAATTATTCTTGTCATCTTACTAAGTTACATTTCTGCCTTTTTTGAAACAAAACTTTATGACAAGTCAACAAGCGCAGAAGAGGAAGAAAAAAAAGCAATTGAACTGGTTAAACTAATCGCTGAAATTTTCAAAAGGCTTAATGATGAGGATAGAGAATTTATTAATAAATATAGAGAAGACTTTTCCAACAAATATTTTGATGCAAAAAACAAAACAGTGCATACAAGTGCAAATTCAAAAAAAATCTATTATCTTTTTGTATCATTAAGACTGGAAGGAGTATTGATTTTTTTAATTAATTACGCAAAGTTTAAAAGAAATCTATTTTTGCTGGACGGAATTAATATTCCAGATGAATATTATTCGCTTGCAACTGAATGGGAAAATAAATGTTTAACTTATTTCTCCACTAACATATAAATTTTTCAGGGTATTTTGCATTAAATCTTGAAAAAAGTTTTTTAACCGTACCAATTGCCTCTTCTTTTGATGTTTTTTCATCAAAATAAATCGGGAAAAGAAAGTTTATTGTTTTTTCTTTGTAATCAAGCCCCAACAAGACAACAGGTAAATTCAGAGTTTTTGCAATAAAGTAAAACCCACTCTTCCAATTCTTAACAGGCTTTCTCGTTCCTTCAGGCGATAGAGCAAGTATAAATTTGTCCCTTTTTTCAAACTCTTTAATCATTTTTTCAACAAAACTGTGGTGCTTGCTTCTATCAACAGGGACACCGCCTAAATACCTGAAAAGCCTTCCAAACGGCCATTTAAAGATGGTATGCTTGCCAAACCAGCTAACCTTAACCTCAACCAAAAATGAAAAAAACATTAAGTGTACAAAATCCCAATTAGAGGTATGAGGTGCAACAAGCACTATTCCTTTTTTAAAGTCAGGAAGTTGGCCACTTACACTCCATCTGAAAAAGAAAAATAAACCTTTGCAATTAACTTTAAAAAGGCATTTTTTCTCATTGGAAGGTTTTTGTAAGAATTTAGATAAGATACATCAATCATTTACAATACTTTCAAGTTTTTCCCCGTTTAAAAATTTTCTCAAATTTTTAACGAAAAAATCAAACTGCTTTTCCCAGAAATCAGGCTCTAACGCAGAGATGTGGGGGGAAATAATAACATTGTCAAAACCCCACAACAGAAAGTTTTCATCTGGTGGTTCAATCTCACAAACATCAGTTGCGTAACCGTTAATTTTTCCTTTTTTCAATCCTTCTGCAATATCTTTTTCATTTACAACCTTTCCCCTTCCCACATTTACAATGTAGGGGCAATTTTTAAAACTTTCAATTTTTTCATAATTAAAAAAATGGCTGGTTGTTTTATCGGCAGGAATAGCAATGAAGACAGCGTCTGAATCAGGAAGGTAGTCCATCCACTCATCTAAAGTATAAACCTTGAAGGGAATGTCTTCTTTTTTTCTCTTAATAATCCTCACTTCCTTAACAACAGAGGATAACATTTCAGCAATAACCTTTCCTATTCCGCCATATCCAAGCACAACCGCTATCATATCCTTTAAAGGCTTTCTTTTTTTATCTAAAAAGAAATCCCCTATTTCTTTTCTTGCCCATTTTCTTTCAAGGTAATTTTTTATAATCTTGCTATGACCAAAGTGAAGAGCTAAAAATAGGGAAAAGGCAAACTCTCCTATCTGCCTTCTATCAACAGGGGAAGCATTTGTGAGAATTACCCTATCAAGCAATCCTTCAACTGAAAAAAATTTCCCCACACCAATCTGTGGAGTATGAATCCATTTTAAATTTCTTGCATAAGTAAAACAATCTTTTCCGCAGTACCAGCCAAAATAAATATCTGTATCTTTAATTTCTTTAATTAGATTTTCTTTTGATTTCAGATAAACAACTTTAATTTGAGGAAACTCTTTTTGTAATCTTATAGCGTATTTTTCAGGTATATTCCAGACATCAACAGGGTGAAGGGTATTTATCAATACCTTCATTTTTTCTCAGCGACAACCTTCCTTGTACCGTCCATCATTGTTCTTATATGTTGAATCTTGAACAATTCATCAAACATTGTTTCCACATCCCTGTTGTTTACAAATTCAGCATCTTCCTTCTCACAGTCTTTTTCTGAAAAGAAAAAGGTAACAAGTAAGCCTCCGTCTTCCATTATTGAAGCAGCTTTGGACAGGTACTCAGGCATCTTATCTGTTTTTACTTTATTAAAAAGATTTTCCACAACAACAACATTGTAACTGCCTTTTTCAAGAGACATAAAATCCTGATTTGAAATATTAGTAACCTCAAATCCCTTTTCTTTGAAAAACATAGCCACGTCATCGTTTCCCTGATATTCGGAAACAATAAGTACAGAACCGTCTAAGTCTGCTAACTGCTCAATGTTTTCAATGTATTTACGCTGGAAAAAGTAATCTTTCTCAAGTTCCATGGCTATTACCCCTTATTATTTTAAGATAATATTTAAATAATTATTAATATCTAAATAATCTCTTCCACATAACCTATTTATTCTCGCTTTTTTTACAGCTTTGTCAAGAACATTTTTATTGTAAGCAAAATTTCCGGTAAGTGTGTAAAGTGCATTAAAAAAGGACTTATTAACATTTGGGAGGGTTTTTAAAGTATCTGAAAAAACAATGCTATTTTTGATTTTGGTCAAATTTTCTTCCTCAAAAACCACCGGTGAAAGCATCAATTTTTTAACCATACCGCTGATTTTTTTTGCAACATAATTGGCCTTTTCAGGATTTGTCCCACAGTATGCAACAAAAAAGGTATGACCGCCTTTATAGGTTAAATAACAACCTATTGAGTATGCCAATCCTTCCTTTTCCCTTATCTGAAAAGCAATTTTGTCTGAAGCATTGGCAGTTAAAAGTTTTAATTTTGCGTATTCATCAACTGGCAGATTGTCTTTCACTGGATAAATAAGATATACATACGCCTGCTTAGAGTTTAAATTTATAACTTTGTTGTGATTCTTTACCTTTGCAACTGGCAAATTGTTAACTATTTTTGTTTTGTTTTTTGAATAAAACCTATCCTTCAAAACAGATTTAACCCTCTCTTCGTTAAAGTTTCCGTATATTGAAACAAGTATATTTGAAGTATCAAGGTATTCCTTTAAGAATTCCCTCAAATCATTCTCACTTAACTTTGGAGAAAAATTATAATCCGGGAGAGAAACAAAGCCATCAGGAAAATATGTTTTCCATATCTCTTCCTTTGCCCTCTCCTTCGCCTTGTTTCTCATTATGTTTGAACCAAAGGTTGACTTTGTAGCAATAACAAAGTCTGGGTTGTTGAAATTTTTTACCTCTTCAATTAATTGAGATGCAAGAATTAGTGCCCTATCTGTGTTTTCAGGTAAAACCTTTATTCTTACAAATCCGAAGTAATCGTTTGTATAGTAATCATCAAAAGGAATGAATGGGTAATCATAAAACTGTACTTCAGCACCTAAAAGTTTGAATTTGTCATCAAATTTTTTTTCTTTAACCTGAAACAAATGCCCCACAAAATCTGAAACCGCTGGTAAACTATGTTTTTTTTCTAAAAACTTTTTATTTTTAAAGCAGATTGTTATCCCTGTTGCAACTGATTTAGCGTCTTTTTTCAAAATAAAATTTCCTCCAAATACAAAACTTGTGAAAACCAAAAACATTAAAGCAATATTAATTTTTTTTATCATTTTTCTTTCCCTCTATAAAAACCGATTTCTTATCAAAGTTTTTAACTTTTTCCGCAAATGCTTTAACATCATTATAATTAACCTTCTTATAGTAAATTAAATCAGTACACCCTGCTGCAAGATAAGGTGCCATCAACATACCGTAAAAATGTGGCCTTTCAAGGGCAAAAAGGGTGTCTGCTTTACTGGAAATTTTAAACTCTTTAATTTTCCCATCGGTGATAAAATCAGGATTTTTTATTGCAGATTTTACTATCTTTTCCACCTTTTTGGCTTCTTCATCACTCTTAACCTTAACCCTTACCTTAATCAAACCGTAATCATCAGTATAATCTGTTGAAATAGATGCTTGAGGGTCTATCTCGGTTAATTTTTTATTCAAGAAAGAGTTTAACAAGTCTGTATAACACTCCTGCAAAGGGAAATCTTTAGAATTTGCTTTAACCCCTTTTATCACAAAGTAAAAAACATTATAGGGTAGTGAAGGTACATTAATTTTTTCAAAATCCTTTTCCCATTTTATCTCCCAGTTTTTCCCTTCAACCTCAACAGGCTTAACATTACCAAAATACTCATTCAAATAATCCATAACCTTCTGTTTTTCGAAATCACCTGAAATCAAAATAACCATATTTTTAGGAGAGTAGTATCTCTTGTAAAAATTCCATATTGTTGCCCTTTTCAAAGACTTTACGCTTTTCTCGTCTCCAATAACCTTCATCTCATACGGTGTCCCCATAAAAATAGCCTTTCTAAAAGCCTTTTCCTCTTCAAACTGCGGAGACATTCTGTCTTTTCTTATCTCTTCAATAACAATGCCTTTTTCTTTACCTATTTTATCCGCAGGAATAATTGAGTGTAAAAGCATATCAGATTGAATTTCAATCCCCTTTTCAAAGTATTCTTTTGAGGTAAGCAAGTAATAAGCAGTGTAATGGTCTGAGGTAGAAGCATTGTTGTAGCAGCCTATTGCATCAAAATCGTTGTACAACTGCCTCTGTGTTCTCTTTTCAGTACCGTTAAACATTAAGTGTTCAAGTAAATGGGAAATTCCATTTATCTCTTTTGTTTCATGCTTTAAACCAACCTTTACAACAACGGTTGATGAAATTACCGGGTTTTCTGCAACCTTAACAAAAACAACTTTTATGCCGTTATTTAATGTAGCATACTCGCATCTTGGAGAAGAAGCAAAAAGCAATACAGGAAAGAATAATATAAAAAACAAATACTTCAAATTTACCTCCGCTTACTTTTTCAAATTTATTTTAATATTTTAGCATAAAATAAAAAATTATACAGTTTAAAAACACCAATTAAAATTGAGTATCTATAACTATATGTCTTCCCTGTTCTTTAATTAACTTTTCAAGAGAGAATTGTATTTTAGCTCCTTTGGTCTCAATATAAATATAATTTACGGTTGTTTCAACAATCAAAGGCTTGTGTAATTTTTTTATCTCCCCTATTGTGCCTACGAAAGTGTCATCAAGATAAACTTTTGCGTTTAAATCTCTAACATTAAACCTCACAAATACTTTGTCCACTTTATTTTCCTCTTTTTTTACCTTTGGACTTTCAAAGTTATTATTTACCAATTCTTTGTTTTCAGAATAAACAGGCGCAGGCTCAAGGTGTTTGTTTAAGTTTATCTGCTCTCCTGGATTGATTGAAACCCTCACAGTATAGGTTTTGTATCCAGGCTTTTTGGCAGTGATAGTATGGGTCCCTGGTTTTACCACAAGGAATTTAGGAGAGCCGTCAAAATCGTCAGCCTTTCCTACATACAAACCATCAAGGTAAATGTCTGCGTCTTTCGGTTTTATGTTTATATCATACGCAGACAATCCCTTTTCACGGTATGAATGGACATCATTGTAGATAGCTGAGCCTATCAAAATCCCCAATAATGATGCAGCAACAATTGCAGCGCCGCTATCATCAGTATCAACAGAGCCACCGACACTAACATATCCATTACCTGTTGGATATGCCGCTCCTCCTCCAACATAAACCCTGTGACATGAAACCATAGTAAGGGCTATTATAGTCATTATAGAAATTATCTTTTTCATACAATCCTCCGTAATAAATCATTTCAAAAAATTTGGATTCAATTTTTATGCCACATTTCTATTCTTTTTTAAGGAAAAACCTGTATTTACCAGAGAAGTAATCTACCTTTTTCCAGTATTCATCGTTGTTATACTTTTTTTCAAGATAGGTTCTTAAAGGGAGTATTTGCATTGCAGGCTCCCATTTATACGGTTTATCATCCCCCTCTTTAAATATCTTTCCCTCTTCCATAGCCCATGAAAACTCTGCAAGACTCATATTTTCGCTTTTCATTAGCCTTTCTAAGGCTTTTAGTTTTCCAAAATCTTCAGGGTTGTCAAAGTAAAAAGCAATTGAATAAATATAGGCATTGTGAAAATGCTCAGGGTTATTTAAGAGTGCATGGAATTTTAACCTTATTCCCATAAGCATTATTAATTGTAAAGCCTCTTTCCCCAGCCCTAAGCCAGGGTAATTTTGCCCGGGCAGCCTTGGCTTTTCTTTTGTAAAACTTCCTTTTATGTTTTGAAGGCATAACCACTCAATTTTCATTACAGGAAAAATATTCTTAAAAGAGGTTTTTCGGACAACAAGCTCTGCAATAAATTTATTTTTTCTAAAAGGCGGTTCAAATACCACAAGGTAGTCAGAGCCGTCTTCCCTCTTGCCAATTTTAACATCAATCTCATTAAAGCCCTTTTCACGCAGGAGATTTACCATTCCGTACTTTTTAAGGGCAAGCTTAATACCGCTTTTAGTATAAAAATCAAGGAATCTCTCCTCTTTTTTTTCGCTTAAAATATCACCAAGAGATAAATCATAAGCACAACCAGATGTCAATTCTGCTCTTGTTAAATGCTTGTAAACCCACCTGAATTTGAGAGGAATATTAAACATTTAGTCTCCCTTATATACCCATTTTATAAAGTTATAGTAAAGCTTCCAGGAGTCTTTTCCGTACCCTCCCCCTGCAACAACACCCATTGGCAAATTTTGCTGTTTTACAAAATTATACACAAATTTGTCCCTTTCAAGCACCCCTTCTGTAGAAATATTAAAAGTGCCAAAGCTATCATCTATATGAATATCTGAGCCTGCAATATAAACCACGAAATCAGGATTAAACTTATCAAAAACCTCAGGAAGATAGTATTTTAATTGAAGAAGATATTCGCTGTCTTCAGTTCCGTCTGGAAGAAGTATATCCATATTATTTTTCTTATTTATAGTATCCCAGTTATCTCTATGAATAGAAAAGGTAAACACATTCTCATTTTTCTCAAAAATTGTAGCTGTACCATTGCCGTGGTGATAATCAAGGTCTATTACCAACACTTTCATCTCTCCGTACTTTTTAAATAGCTTAACAATAGCTATGGCAACATCGTTTACAGGGCAAAATCCCTCGCCCTTGTCTTTTTTTGCGTGGTGATAACCTCCCCCTAAATTAAAACAAACTGTTTTATCCTGGTAAGCAGAAAAAAATGTTTGAATTGTGCCCCCTGTAACATACTTAAAAAAATCTATAATGTCTGTATCAAAGGGATTGGCATAGTCAAGAAATAGAATTTTTGCAAGAAACATAGGGTCTTTTAATTTTTCAACATAATTTTTTGAATGCACCAAGCGAAAATCATCCCAGGTGGCCGGTTCCGGTTCCTTTATGTAAGATGGCTTTACAATCTTTTCTTCAAGCAGTTTATCCCTTATCTTTCTATATTTATTGCAGTCAAAAGAACTTCTCGGCCCTTTTTCACATAACCCTAAAAAATACTCTGTTGAAAAGTACAAACAGGGTTTAGGTTTGAAAAGTCTCATACAACTCCTTAACCTGTTTTCTTGTATATTCAATGCCGTCAGAATTATCAATAATATAGGTTGCGTACTTTTTTTTCTCCTCAATATCCATTTGAGTTTTTATAAACCTCTCAGCATCTTCCCTGCTCATTTTATCCCTCTCCATAAGCCTTTTTAACTGCACTTCAAAGGGGGCATACACAACTATAATCTCTTTAAATCTTTTATGACTGCCACTTTCAATTAGTAATGCAGCATCAACAATTATCAAATTTGAATCAGCCTGATTTACAAGCTCATTTTCCCTCTCAATAATTGCAGGGTGGGTAATTGAGTTAAGCAGTTCTCTCTTTTCCTTATCTGAAATAATTATTTCTCTCAGTTTTTTTCTATTTAAATTACCGTCAGGAAGAATGACATCTTTTCCAAAATATTTTTCTATCTCTTTTAAAACAGGGCTACCCTTTGAAACAACTTCCCTTGCAACCCTGTCTGCATCAATTACAAATGCCCCTAACTGCTCAAACATTGAAGAGACAAGGCTTTTTCCCGTTGCAATACCGCCTGTTAGTCCCACAATCCTTTTTTCTTTTATTTGCATAGCAATTCCATTAACTTTTCCACCAGTTGATAGGGTGTATTCTCTCTTAATAACACTTTGTTTAAACCAATTTCCATTGAATCCTTTGACTTTTTCAGAACCTCATCTACAGCCTTTTCCTGAATTATTTTCAACACTCTGTACCTCAACCTTTCCAGCCTTCTCTCCTCAACACTTTTTTGAGCATTCTTTTCAACACCAATTAACATATAGTCAACTAACTCTTCCACCCCTTTTCCCGTGGTTGCAATTGTTTGAAAGATAGGCGTGTCTTTTTCGGAAAGGGTATTGAAGTGGTTTAAAATAGTTAATAGTTTATCAACACCCTCTCTATCCGATTTATTGACAACAAAAACATCTGCAATTTCCATAATCCCGGCCTTTAAAGCCTGAATATCATCTCCCATACCCGGCACAAGCACAACAGCGTTCATATCGCTTACTTTCACTATGTCAACCTCATCCTGCCCAACCCCCACAGTTTCAACAATAATATAGTCAAAGTGAGCCGCATCAAGAATATCAATTGCATCAAGGCAGGCTCTATTTAATCCCCCTAACATCCCTCTTGTTGCCATTGAGCGAATGTAAATACCATCAACTGTTGAAAGTGTATTCATTCTAATTCTGTCTCCCAATATTGCCCCACCTGTAAAGGGAGAGGACGGGTCAATAGCTATAATTCCAACCTTATAACCTTTTTTGTTTATACTTTTGGCTATTTTATCTGTTAAGGTGGATTTACCTGCCCCTGGAGAACCTGTTATTCCAAAGATTTTTGCATTGCCTGTTCTCCCAAATATGGGATTGATAATTAAGTCTGCGCTTGAAGGATTGTTTTCCACAAAGGTTATAGCCTTTGCAATACTCCTTATATTTTGTTGTAAAATCCCCTCAACTATCTTTTCTATATCCATAATTTATTTTCAAAAACTAAAAAACAGCTTTAGTCTCTCAACAAGCTTCTTGCAATAACAAGCCTCTGGATTTCAGAAGTACCTTCTCCAATGGTACCTAATTTAGCATCTCTATAAAACTTTTCAGCAGGATACTCTTTAACATAGCCATATCCCCCTAATATCTGGACAGCCTCGTTTGCAACCCAGACAGTAGCCTCAGATGCGTATAGCTTTGCCATAGCAGAGATCTTGTTTACATTCTGCCCTGCATCCTTTAATGCTGCAGCCTGATAGACGAGAAGCCTCGCTGCTTCAACCTTTGTTGCCATATCGGCAAGTTTAAATTGAATTGCCTGAAAAGCGGAGATAGGTTTACCAAAGGCATACCTTTCCTTTGAATACCTCAAAGCAACCTCATATGCCCCTTGAGCCATTCCAAGGCAATAGGCCGCAATTGATATCCTTCCCCCATCAAGTATTGCAAGTGCATTTTTAAAACCTTCTCCCTCTTTTCCCAACAATCTGTCTGCCGGCACTTTGGCATCTTCAAAAATCAATTCAGAGGTATCACTTGCCCTCATTCCACATTTATTTTCTTTCTTACCCGGCCTGAACCCTTCAATTGATTTATCAAGGATAAAGGCAGAAATACCATGTTTCCCTGCCTCAGGGTTTGTTCTTGCCATTACCACATAAATATCCCCGTATGTACCATGGGTTATAAACTGCTTGGTACCGTTTAATATGTAATAATCCCCCTGTTTTTTTGCAGTTGACTTTAAAGCCCCTGCATCAGAGCCACTTCCCGGTTCAGTCAATCCCCAGGCTCCTATAGCCTCTCCCTTTGCCAACGGCACTAAAAATTTCCTCTTCTGCTCTTCATTTCCAAACATATAAATGTGGCTTGTGCAAAGGGAATTGTGAGCAGCAACCCCTAAACCAATTGATCCATCAATCCTTGATAATTCTTCAACAATTATTGCATATTCCACATAACCGTATCCGGCACCACCGTACTCTTCGGGGATAACAACCCCCAAAAAACCTAACTCACCCATTTTATGAAAAAGGTCTTTGGGGAAAATCTGCGCCTCATCCCACTCCATCACATGGGGTTTTATCTCTTTTTCTGCAAAATCCCTCACCATTTTTTTTAGCATTTTTTGCTCTTGAGTAAATTCAAAATCCATATCCCCTCCCAAAAATGCGCTCTATTTTTTCTTTGTTTTTTGAGCCTTTTTGTAAAGGGCTTCTGCTTCAGGAAACAATTCAAGGGCTTTCTGAAACTGCTTATCTACTTCAAGAAACCTTTTTGTTCCCTCTGCCAGCCCGAATTTAATGTTTAAAACTTCTTGCTCAATCAATACCTTAATAAGTTTTAAATTATCTTTAATATCCTTTTCAGTAAAATCTATCCCGTTTTTCTTTAAAAAGGATTTAAAATCATCTAAAACAGAGTCATCTGCAACAAAAGATTTTTTAATATCTTTGTGCTTATTTGTATATTCCACTGCAAACCTGAAGAATGCTGAATCCCTGAATCTCAACTTAACAAGAAAGTCACTTAATTTGCCGGAATCAACGGTATAATCAGGGGTAATGCCCCCTCCACCGTAAACCGTTCTCTTCAATTTTGTTGTTTTAAAGACAGGTTTATTTTCATTCTTTTCCTCTTCAGTTTGCAATTGTGGATTAAAATAATCTCCAAAAGAGGTTTTGTAATCCCTTTGAATACACCTTCCAGATGGGGTATAGTATTTCGCAGTTGTTAAAGCAAGAGCCATCTTTTTCTCTATCTCAAACACTGTTTGAACAAGCCCCTTACCCCAGGAGGTTTTTCCCACAATCAGGCCTCTGTCATTGTCCTGAATTGAACCAGCAACAATTTCCGAACCTGAAGCACTTCCCCTGTTTATTAAAACAACAAGGGGGATATTTTCAAATCCAAAGTTGTTTCTTGCATAGTAATCAGACCTCTCTTCTTTAGTTCTTCCCTTTATATATACGACCAAATCTCCCTTTGGCAAAAACAAATCAGAAACAATAACAGCAGAACTTAATAATCCACCGGGGTTATTTCTCAAATCAAGAATAAGTTTTTTCATCCCCTGCTTTTGCAATTTTTTAAGGGCATCATAAACCTCTTTGCCGGTTTTTTCACCAAAGCTTTTTACAAGAATATACCCTGTATCTTTGTTTACCATAAATGCATATTCAACAGTCCTTTCAGGTATTTCTGCACGCATTATGGTAAAGGTAAGGAGTTTTTTATACCCTGGCCTTTTAATTGTTATAACAACCTTTGTCCCTTTCTTACCTCTCAGCTTTGATACTGCGTCATTTACATTCATCCCCTCTGTCGGCTCACCGTTAATTGCGTAAATTATATCGCCGGAACGAATTCCAGCCTTTGCAGCAGGGGTATTTGCAATTGGAGCAATTACAGTTATTTTCCCGTTTCTCTGGGAGATAATCATTCCAACCCCGTAAAACTTACCCCTTTGTTCCTCAGTCATTCTTCTATACGCTTCTTCATTTAAAAAGGTGGAGTGGGGATCAAGGGTTGAAAGCATTCCGTCTATTGAGCCTTCAACAAACTTTTTATAGGTAAATTCGTTAACTGAATTTTTCTTTAAAAAATCTCCTAAATCAAC from Thermotomaculum hydrothermale carries:
- a CDS encoding 1-acyl-sn-glycerol-3-phosphate acyltransferase produces the protein MLVAPHTSNWDFVHLMFFSFLVEVKVSWFGKHTIFKWPFGRLFRYLGGVPVDRSKHHSFVEKMIKEFEKRDKFILALSPEGTRKPVKNWKSGFYFIAKTLNLPVVLLGLDYKEKTINFLFPIYFDEKTSKEEAIGTVKKLFSRFNAKYPEKFIC
- a CDS encoding NAD(P)-dependent oxidoreductase, producing MKVLINTLHPVDVWNIPEKYAIRLQKEFPQIKVVYLKSKENLIKEIKDTDIYFGWYCGKDCFTYARNLKWIHTPQIGVGKFFSVEGLLDRVILTNASPVDRRQIGEFAFSLFLALHFGHSKIIKNYLERKWARKEIGDFFLDKKRKPLKDMIAVVLGYGGIGKVIAEMLSSVVKEVRIIKRKKEDIPFKVYTLDEWMDYLPDSDAVFIAIPADKTTSHFFNYEKIESFKNCPYIVNVGRGKVVNEKDIAEGLKKGKINGYATDVCEIEPPDENFLLWGFDNVIISPHISALEPDFWEKQFDFFVKNLRKFLNGEKLESIVND
- a CDS encoding insulinase family protein: MIKKINIALMFLVFTSFVFGGNFILKKDAKSVATGITICFKNKKFLEKKHSLPAVSDFVGHLFQVKEKKFDDKFKLLGAEVQFYDYPFIPFDDYYTNDYFGFVRIKVLPENTDRALILASQLIEEVKNFNNPDFVIATKSTFGSNIMRNKAKERAKEEIWKTYFPDGFVSLPDYNFSPKLSENDLREFLKEYLDTSNILVSIYGNFNEERVKSVLKDRFYSKNKTKIVNNLPVAKVKNHNKVINLNSKQAYVYLIYPVKDNLPVDEYAKLKLLTANASDKIAFQIREKEGLAYSIGCYLTYKGGHTFFVAYCGTNPEKANYVAKKISGMVKKLMLSPVVFEEENLTKIKNSIVFSDTLKTLPNVNKSFFNALYTLTGNFAYNKNVLDKAVKKARINRLCGRDYLDINNYLNIILK
- a CDS encoding M16 family metallopeptidase, with amino-acid sequence MKYLFFILFFPVLLFASSPRCEYATLNNGIKVVFVKVAENPVISSTVVVKVGLKHETKEINGISHLLEHLMFNGTEKRTQRQLYNDFDAIGCYNNASTSDHYTAYYLLTSKEYFEKGIEIQSDMLLHSIIPADKIGKEKGIVIEEIRKDRMSPQFEEEKAFRKAIFMGTPYEMKVIGDEKSVKSLKRATIWNFYKRYYSPKNMVILISGDFEKQKVMDYLNEYFGNVKPVEVEGKNWEIKWEKDFEKINVPSLPYNVFYFVIKGVKANSKDFPLQECYTDLLNSFLNKKLTEIDPQASISTDYTDDYGLIKVRVKVKSDEEAKKVEKIVKSAIKNPDFITDGKIKEFKISSKADTLFALERPHFYGMLMAPYLAAGCTDLIYYKKVNYNDVKAFAEKVKNFDKKSVFIEGKKNDKKN
- a CDS encoding PEGA domain-containing protein; the protein is MKKIISIMTIIALTMVSCHRVYVGGGAAYPTGNGYVSVGGSVDTDDSGAAIVAASLLGILIGSAIYNDVHSYREKGLSAYDINIKPKDADIYLDGLYVGKADDFDGSPKFLVVKPGTHTITAKKPGYKTYTVRVSINPGEQINLNKHLEPAPVYSENKELVNNNFESPKVKKEENKVDKVFVRFNVRDLNAKVYLDDTFVGTIGEIKKLHKPLIVETTVNYIYIETKGAKIQFSLEKLIKEQGRHIVIDTQF
- a CDS encoding histone deacetylase family protein, whose product is MRLFKPKPCLYFSTEYFLGLCEKGPRSSFDCNKYRKIRDKLLEEKIVKPSYIKEPEPATWDDFRLVHSKNYVEKLKDPMFLAKILFLDYANPFDTDIIDFFKYVTGGTIQTFFSAYQDKTVCFNLGGGYHHAKKDKGEGFCPVNDVAIAIVKLFKKYGEMKVLVIDLDYHHGNGTATIFEKNENVFTFSIHRDNWDTINKKNNMDILLPDGTEDSEYLLQLKYYLPEVFDKFNPDFVVYIAGSDIHIDDSFGTFNISTEGVLERDKFVYNFVKQQNLPMGVVAGGGYGKDSWKLYYNFIKWVYKGD
- the coaE gene encoding dephospho-CoA kinase (Dephospho-CoA kinase (CoaE) performs the final step in coenzyme A biosynthesis.), which produces MQIKEKRIVGLTGGIATGKSLVSSMFEQLGAFVIDADRVAREVVSKGSPVLKEIEKYFGKDVILPDGNLNRKKLREIIISDKEKRELLNSITHPAIIERENELVNQADSNLIIVDAALLIESGSHKRFKEIIVVYAPFEVQLKRLMERDKMSREDAERFIKTQMDIEEKKKYATYIIDNSDGIEYTRKQVKELYETFQT
- the meaB gene encoding methylmalonyl Co-A mutase-associated GTPase MeaB, whose amino-acid sequence is MDIEKIVEGILQQNIRSIAKAITFVENNPSSADLIINPIFGRTGNAKIFGITGSPGAGKSTLTDKIAKSINKKGYKVGIIAIDPSSPFTGGAILGDRIRMNTLSTVDGIYIRSMATRGMLGGLNRACLDAIDILDAAHFDYIIVETVGVGQDEVDIVKVSDMNAVVLVPGMGDDIQALKAGIMEIADVFVVNKSDREGVDKLLTILNHFNTLSEKDTPIFQTIATTGKGVEELVDYMLIGVEKNAQKSVEERRLERLRYRVLKIIQEKAVDEVLKKSKDSMEIGLNKVLLRENTPYQLVEKLMELLCK